AAAAATAGCAGCACAGTAAGCAACAATTGTTTCTTCAACAATGGCAACATAGCCTTGGCCTTTTAAGATATCTTCTTCAATGACTTGAGCATTAGGATAACCATCTTGCCATTGGTCACTGCCATAGGCTGCAATAGTCTGTCTAGCTTCTTCAATAATTTCCATTATCTGGTTAATTTCATTTGGAAATGCTAATCTTATTTCCATTGTAGTCTCCTATTTGTTTTTAGATTCAAATGATTGCATAAAATTAATGAGATCAAGGACACCTTGTCTTGGAAAGGCATTGTATAAGCTTGCTCTCATACCACCGACACTTCTATGTCCTTTGATATTTTTGAAGCCATGTTGGTCTGCTTCCTCAACAAATTTAATATCTAATTCCTTTGAAGGCGTTACAAATGGAATATTTGCAAGAGAACGATCTTTGAGGTCGACAACTGGATTTGAATAAAAGTCAGATTGATCAATATAATCATAAAGTAAATGAGATTTCTCACGATTATAGTCTTCCATTTTATCTAGACCACCAAGTTCTTTAACCCACTCAAAGACTAATTTTGCAATATAAATACTATATGCAGGTGGTGTATTGTAAAGAGACTGCGCATCAGCTTGAATCTTATAATCTAGCATACTTGATAAAGTGGGTTCTTGATTTAACAAATCATCTCTAATAATAACAACTGTAACACCTGCAGGACCAATGTTCTTTTGAGCACCAGCATAAATCATGCCAAATTGTTCAACTTGATACCTTACCGCTAAAATATTTGAAGACATATCAGCTACAATAGGTACCCCATTAGTATCTGGTAAATCATAAATTGCTGTTCCTTCAATAGTGTTATTCGTCGTTATATGCACATAAGCAGCTTCTGGATCTATCTGAGAAGCTTCAAATTTTGGTATGTGATTAAAGTGATTTTCTTCAGATGAAGCTAATAGAATAGGTTCAAATGAAACTGTTTTAGATAACTTTACAGCTTCTGTATAGGCTTTTTTACCTCAAGAACCTGCAACGCAATAATAAGCTTTTTTTCCTTTTGCAAGGTTTAGTGGTATCATCGTAAATTGAGTTGAAGCACCGCCTTGTAAAAATAAAACTTTATAATTATTAGGGATAGCCATCAATTCTCTTAATAATGATTCAGCAGATTTTATAATATCATCAAAAGCTTTGGATCGGTGCGACATTTCTAGTACACTCATGCCAGTTGATTGGTAATCAAGTAATTCACTTTGTGCCTGTAATAGCACAGGTTTTGGCAATACTGCAGGACCTGCAGAGAAATTATAAATTGTCATATCAACACCTCCGTATAATTATAGAGATTATACAAGATATTATTCTTTTTGTAAAGAATTTTCAGGTAATTCAGTCAATCAAATTCGTTTTTCATGTTACAATAGATTTAATAAAGGAGACAATATGTTTATCAAAGAATTTTGTGCTGAAAACTTAACCGAACTTTTTTCCCTAACTTCTGAAAAAGTTCAACGTGTGGAACTATGTGATAACTTAGCTGTTGGTGGAACCACACCTTCTTACGGTGTTATTAAAGAAGCAGCACGACACTTACATGAAAAGAATATCACCGTGGCAACTATGATTAGACCCCGTGGTGGCAATTTTGTTTATAATGATCTTGAATTAAGAGTTATGGAAGAAGATATCCTTCAAGCTGTGGAACTTGAAACTGATTACCTTGTACTAGGCTTACTAACGAAAGAAAATTTACTAGATCATGATGGTATTCAATTTTTATTACCAGCTACTAAAGGATTGCCTTTAGTCTTTCACATGGCATTTGATTCTATTCCAAAAACTCATCAAAAAGAAGCAATTGATGAATTGATTGAATACGGATTTACGCGTATTCTATTGCATGGATCAGATGAAAAAAATGACATTTTTAATAACATTGATCATTTAAATGACCTTATTAATTATGCAGATGGTCGCATTGAACTCATGCTTGGTGGTGGCGTAACTGCTGAAAATTGTAATGATTTAGTAAAAAAAACAAAAGTTACTGCTGTTCATGGCACTAAAATAAACTAAAAAAGATTGTGAAAAACACAATCTTTTTTAGTTTATGTCATGAAAGATAGTATACACATCTTGTCTGTTAAGTTTATAGTTTTTTGCAACTTGCTTAATTGCTTGATTTGGTTTTAGACCCTGATCAATCAAATCACTGACCAAATCTTTTATGTCTATTTCTGATAATAATTCTTTGTCATCAACTTCTTGTTTTGTAAATCCCTCAACAATAATAAGGCATTCACCTTTCAGAGTATTTTCATGCAGATAAGTAATCAGTTCTGAAATGGAGCCTCTTTGATACTCTTCGAAGACTTTCGTTAATTCCCTAACCAAACATATTTGACGATCACCGTAAACTGAGATCATATTTTCTAAAGTGTCTAGAACTCTAAATGGTGATTCATAGAAAATCTGTGTTTCTTCATAATGTTTCTTTGACGTAAAAAAATCTATTTGTTGTCCTTTTTTTCGTGGCAAAAAACCATAAAAAATATGTGGCTGTGGCATAATACCACTGGCAATTAAACCTGTAATGCCAGCTGATGCTCCTGGTAATGCGACTACAGAAATAGCTTCTTTAACTGCTTCTTTCACTAAATCTTGTCCAGGATCTGAAATAGAGGGCATTCCTGCATCTGATACTTGTGCTAAATCAAATCCTTGCTTTAACAAATCTATTAAATCTGGAATCTTACTTTTTGAATTGTGTTCATGAAAACTAATTTGTTTTGTTTTAATATCAAAATGTTTGAGTAATATACCTGTATTTCTAGTATCTTCAGCACAAATAAAATCAACTGACTTTAATGTCTCAACACTTCTAAAAGTCATGTCCTGAAGATTCCCAATTGGAGTAGGTATTAAATAGAGACAACCACTTGTCTTTTCGTCTTTAAAGCTTTTTTGGATTTGCATGATTTACTTTCTATCTAATAATTCCCTGCAGAATATACAGTCTTCATCGTTCTCACGGCGTTGCCCATAAAAATCGTTGCAAATATGAAAACCTTCGTCATAGATGCCCTCTAAGTGAACCTTACCCTGACCCGGTGAGACCTTAACATGATTTTCATGATCATGACGACTAAGTCGATCTCTTAATTTCATGTTTTCAAGTCGAAGTGTCGTATTTTCCTCTACTAAAGATTGCACTTGTTTTTTTAATGCTTCAATGTCTGCTAAAGTAACTAATAAATTTTGAGATAAACCATCAAATGCATCAAACATATCTCTTTTATCCAAAGGTCTCAACCTCCTTTTTATTTTATAGGGTAGCTTCTAAATTAATTGATTGAAAATCATACTGATATAATAGTCAAGATAAAATCATATATTCAAGTGCATTTTGAAAACTCACATAGTTCATCCACATTTGTTGAGCATTGTAAATTTTTTCTATCCAAATCAAATCTTCGTTTCCTTCTATCTGCTTAGAAAAAATAATCATTAAAATCTGAAACACCATTTCTTGTTCAAACTTATCTGTTGCTTGTTGAACTAGTTTTGAAATTTCTAAGTATGCTTGATCTGAGTCTCTTTTTAGAAGTGCTACCCATTTTTGACA
This Streptococcus urinalis 2285-97 DNA region includes the following protein-coding sequences:
- the rsmI gene encoding 16S rRNA (cytidine(1402)-2'-O)-methyltransferase, yielding MQIQKSFKDEKTSGCLYLIPTPIGNLQDMTFRSVETLKSVDFICAEDTRNTGILLKHFDIKTKQISFHEHNSKSKIPDLIDLLKQGFDLAQVSDAGMPSISDPGQDLVKEAVKEAISVVALPGASAGITGLIASGIMPQPHIFYGFLPRKKGQQIDFFTSKKHYEETQIFYESPFRVLDTLENMISVYGDRQICLVRELTKVFEEYQRGSISELITYLHENTLKGECLIIVEGFTKQEVDDKELLSEIDIKDLVSDLIDQGLKPNQAIKQVAKNYKLNRQDVYTIFHDIN
- a CDS encoding copper homeostasis protein CutC, with product MFIKEFCAENLTELFSLTSEKVQRVELCDNLAVGGTTPSYGVIKEAARHLHEKNITVATMIRPRGGNFVYNDLELRVMEEDILQAVELETDYLVLGLLTKENLLDHDGIQFLLPATKGLPLVFHMAFDSIPKTHQKEAIDELIEYGFTRILLHGSDEKNDIFNNIDHLNDLINYADGRIELMLGGGVTAENCNDLVKKTKVTAVHGTKIN
- the yabA gene encoding DNA replication initiation control protein YabA — its product is MFDAFDGLSQNLLVTLADIEALKKQVQSLVEENTTLRLENMKLRDRLSRHDHENHVKVSPGQGKVHLEGIYDEGFHICNDFYGQRRENDEDCIFCRELLDRK